The proteins below are encoded in one region of Sander lucioperca isolate FBNREF2018 chromosome 11, SLUC_FBN_1.2, whole genome shotgun sequence:
- the LOC116055449 gene encoding N-acetyllactosaminide beta-1,3-N-acetylglucosaminyltransferase 3 yields the protein MRNLRAKTFLLAGALGLLALHFFKDFFDYKTIRLHVDVREDDSQIRRPTTKNSYVYSWSKCQRNVSAANITGFSSLSGDIKDFLYYRHCRHFPMLLDIPDKCGGADKSAEVFLLLVIKSSPVNYDRREVLRKTWAKERLHNGVWIRRIFISGTIDTGFEKERLNKLLELEKREYNDILQWDFNERFYNLTLKQILFLEWMERNCPNARFLLNGDDDVFANTNNMVEYLQSLKDNDGSKHLFTGHLIQNVGPIRISQSKYFIPVQVQESDSYPPYCGGGGFLLSGYTALVIYNMSQSVPILPIDDVYMGMCLAKAGLGPDSHMGVKTAGLHIPSTKLDEYDPCYYKDILLVHRFLPAHMYLMWQRIHDSNLKCSPSKSML from the coding sequence ATGAGAAACCTCAGAGCAAAAACCTTCTTGCTGGCGGGAGCTCTTGGTCTGTTGGCCctccatttttttaaagatttttttgacTACAAAACCATCCGACTCCACGTAGATGTGAGAGAGGATGACAGTCAAATAAGGCGACCCACCACAAAAAACTCATATGTATACTCCTGGTCAAAATGTCAACGGAATGTGAGTGCTGCCAACATCACAGGCTTCAGCTCTCTTTCTGGTGATATAAAAGACTTCCTCTATTACCGACACTGTCGCCATTTCCCCATGCTGCTGGACATTCCTGACAAATGTGGAGGAGCTGATAAATCTGCGGAAGTCTTTCTTCTCCTGGTCATTAAAAGTTCCCCTGTGAACTACGACCGCCGAGAGGTGCTGCGTAAAACCTGGGCTAAAGAGAGGTTACACAATGGTGTGTGGATCCGAAGGATCTTCATCTCAGGAACAATTGATACTGGTTTTGAGAAGGAGAGACTGAACAAACTACTTGAGCTGGAGAAACGCGAGTACAATGACATACTCCAATGGGACTTTAATGAAAGATTCTACAACCTCACCTTAAAGCAGATACTCTTCCTGGAATGGATGGAAAGGAACTGTCCGAACGCTCGCTTCCTGCTAAATGGTGATGATGACGTCTTTgccaacacaaacaacatggttGAGTATCTTCAGAGCCTCAAGGACAATGATGGAAGCAAGCACCTTTTTACTGGCCATCTGATCCAGAATGTAGGGCCCATTAGAATATCACAGAGCAAATATTTTATCCCAGTTCAGGTGCAGGAGTCAGACTCATATCCTCCCTACTGTGGTGGTGGAGGCTTCCTACTGTCTGGCTATACAGCTTTGGTCATATACAATATGTCCCAGTCCGTTCCCATTCTTCCCATTGATGATGTTTACATGGGGATGTGTCTGGCCAAAGCAGGACTTGGTCCTGATTCTCATATGGGTGTGAAGACGGCAGGACTGCACATTCCCTCCACAAAACTCGATGAATACGATCCTTGCTATTATAAAGACATTCTACTGGTACACAGATTCCTTCCAGCTCACATGTATCTCATGTGGCAGAGAATACATGATTCTAATCTGAAATGTAGTCCCTCCAAGTCAATGCTTTAG